GTCATTCTGAGAGTAACAAAATAAAGATTTGGTCATTTGAAGCACGCAAAAGTCTCTGCTTAGCTGTGTGCCCGCACGTCAAACAAAAGagccccacccacccccaccaATGTTGAGTTTGTCCCTCGTATTTTTGCAAGTCCATGGCTCGAAGACGGTGGCTCCAGTGAATACCTCGGGCCCCACCACGTTGTTTCTTGCAACTTGGAAGGAGAAGGTGGTGGAAGAGACAAGTCAGGGAAATGTATTTAGAAGGCCAAATTCAAGTTGAAGATGGCGTTGTTGTCAGAGGGACGTTTGCCCTGAGGAGGTTTGGGGCCACTCACAAAAAGTTTGCGCCTAACGGCTTGGGGGTGGGATGACCGACAACACTACCAGCTAGCGAGGATCCAAATGTGCGTCACCAAGCTCCCTCAAGTAGAGTTTTGTATTTTCTTGTCTTGAGATGGATTGCTGCATAAAAAGTCCTGAAGCGATGGACAGTTGGACACTCAAAATGGCCTATTGAGTTGACTGGAAAGGTTAAAGTGCATTTTAGGTTCATcctgaaaggtcaccccaaagACCAATATAGCAAACTTGTTGAGAGTGGCATACATGGCAAAGGGCtacatggagggggggggggcttgcggCCGCGGCACTTCCGCGCTCGTGAGcacgcccgtccgtccgtcctcacCTCAACAGGCGCACACCTCCAATTTGCAAAGTTGCTCAAGTTAGAAAAGGCATCTGGCTTTGCCGCCCCGCGCCGAGCCCCGGGGTCCCCAtcctgacgggagcggcaacgCCCATTGTCGTCAAAGGTGGCATGCTGGGATTGGCCTGAGGTCCAATGAGAGGCGCCAAGCCTCGCTTGAGGTCCAGGCCTCCCAAGTTGCTGGCCAGCGCGTGGATGGGAGCCACGCCTGCAAAAGGTGTCCCACAGCAGTCAACACCCTCAGCTAGCCTCCCAAAAACTCCCAAATATTTTGACCCCAGTGGCCGCCAGGTGAACTGCGCCCACAAATTGCAAAACAAGCAAATAGTGAAGAGTCGGGCCAAGCTACCTTGTTGCTGCAGCTGCCCCATGGTGTTGGTGAGGGTGGCTGGCGACTTGACGGGATTGAGGCCAGCTGACAGGAAGTCCAGGCCGATGTCAACAGACGGGTCGGACCAGGTGGAGCCTAAAGAACCCTGCCCTCCGACCATCTGCTTGAATCCGGCGGGCTGCCGAGACATCAAAGTTCCCAGACTCTGACATCGCATACCCAAATAAAACAATTCATACGTAATCGAGAGGGGAAAGCAACGTGTGAAAGCACAAGATGGAAGGGTCCTTCAGACCTGCTGAGAGCGAGACGCTGGGACGTTTGCCGCGACGGACGGGAAGGTCAAACTCTGAGATGAGCTCAGTGCCGTCGGATGGATGACCCCGCCCATCAAGTCAAATAGCTCGGCGGAAGGCGGGACAGGCGGAGGGGCGCCAAACAAGTCGACGATCGGCTGAGAGGCGGAGCTTGACGACATCGTCGTTGGGAGGTCGGCAAAGGCGCTCCAGTCTCCGAATTCTGCGGTCCCGTTAGCCGGTGCCGCGACTGGTCACATGACAGACACATATTACATATCCAATTCTGCCAGCAGGTGGTGCCTTGGATCAACTaccaaacatttataaaaagaaaattacCGGTGGAGGAGGGCAGACTGACTGACGCCACTGGCGACGAGAAGTCAGCGAAGTCGCAGATAAGGTCGCTGGAGAAGCCCCctgaacagacacacacatagacagtgacatagacacacacacgcacacacaccaagcCATACCTGCAGCAGAGCTCTGATGGGTTGAAGAGTCGATAAGCAGCAAGTCAGCCAGACCCCCACCACAGGGCCGCCTCCCGGATGCCTAGTGAGACAGTATAGAATGGACCTTTAAAAAAACTGTCCAATAAATGGCATTCACAAAAGTCATTCCCTGAATCAACTTGAAGCATGTCCAAATCTCAAAAATAATATTGAAGTGACCTGATCGTCATCGGGACTCTTGTCTCCGGTGTAGTGGGCGGCGGCGCCGAGGTCCAAAGTCTTGTTGGCGGGGGTCCCGCTGCGTTTGCGTGTAGCAGCGGTGGTCGCCTGAGTTACGTGGCCGCTCTTGGCGGGGACGCTATCCTCCTCGTCTTTGAACTCGCGAGCTTCCAGATGACCGTTCCTGGATGTCCTCTCCCCCTCGTTGTCGCTACGAGAATAagaattattttcaattttccATTTTCAGTTCTCAATATCGATTCAGCTACTACCTGCTCCTGTCCGGGGAGTCGTCTCGCTCCTTCTTGCGGAACTTGCTGATGGTATCGTCGATGGTGCTGCCGATCTTCTCGCCGATCTCGCCTAGTTTCTCGCTGAAGGGGAACGCCGCTCGACTCTTGTCCCAGTCCTCCTCCCATTTGCTCCGCTCCAGCTCACAagctgcacacaaacacagaacCGTTGCGGTTCGGGACGGATGTGGGCTGAGGGTACGGGACCACTCACAGTTCTTGATGCTTCCCCCTCCCACGCTGTCTGAGGAGACCCCAATGTATTTGTCCTTGTTCTGCTTAGCTTTCTTGCGCTCCTCTCGGAGCCGCTCGTCATCTTGGACAAATTCCACCGTCTCCTTCACCTTCTGACGCACGTTGATGCCCTGGTCTTTGCCGGTCTCATCTGTTCGAGCCAAGCACGCATTTCAAAAGAGGGAAAACAACAATGGCGGAGGCAGAAGGGCCGGCCGGGCGCTGACCCGTGAAGCGGTAGTTCTCCAGAGATCTCAGGTCGTAGATGTGCTCTCGCACGCTGGTCACCACTCGTTCCGATCCGTTCCTGATCAGGtaggccagcagcagcagcgcctgCCACGTCACGCCACAACTTCACCAGACTGTGCAAATTGGGTAGAGATGGCGCCACAACTATGCAACCATGTGGGCATGACTGAACACTTTGGACTTGGATTGGGAAATACAGGTTGTGCAATTTCTCGGAATTCTGCCGCCACAAAATTTCTGCCTTTGAAATTTAGGATAGGAGGCGCATGAATCGCTATTTAAAGAGTTTGGCGCTAGATATGCGGTGTCAGCTGTTAATCCAGGAAACTTTTCTCGAAAACTAAACTACACAGCGCTCACCTTGTACACGCGTCTCCAGTTTTTCTTGTTGTCTTTCAGCATCCTGGTCCACAGCATGTTCATCACCTCGGGGAACTGCTCGTACATGAAGGTGGACCTGCTCACACGCAAGCGTACACCAACATGCTAAataaatgtgtgcatgtgtctaAGTAAGTGCATGTGTTGGACATACTTGGCGATTTCTCCCATTAGCTGGCCAGACGGCCCCCAGGGGTCATCATTGGTGGCCTCTCTCACTTTGGACTCGATGTCGGAATAGTTCATCACCACGTTAGTACTGGTgatgtgcacaaacacacacacattgtttgTTATTGGTTTTGTGTGACGCTAGAGATATTGCTGCTCGTTTGCACGTTTGGAGGAGACGTAAGCTTGCGGCCCAGAAAAGGGCGTGATGCTCCTGCAGCAGATAGCGGCCGCGGTCAAGCTACTGTATGGTTGCCTGCCGCCAGCCTCAACCTGAATCTCATTTACAATCGGTTCAAAAGACTGAGAGTAGTAATAGTCGAAGTAAAAGGTTTCATTATTGACAAGTGGGCTACAATAGGATGGCAGGTAGCTAGCTGGCCAGCTAGCAGCGGCTAACAGCTGAGTCTCTGGGCGGCCGTGACGTCACAGCCGCTAACCGGCTTTAGCATAGCTTAGTTGCACCTGGCTTATTCCCGGCCCGCTACTTACGCTTTGTCTACGAGCTCTCGAACCTTCCACATGTTCAGCATCCTCTGCGCGTGGGCgcccacccacgcacacacaaacacgagcGTCCCACTCACGCACACTGCCAGCACG
The Syngnathus typhle isolate RoL2023-S1 ecotype Sweden linkage group LG15, RoL_Styp_1.0, whole genome shotgun sequence DNA segment above includes these coding regions:
- the LOC133167931 gene encoding clathrin interactor 1-like isoform X3, with the protein product MLNMWKVRELVDKATNVVMNYSDIESKVREATNDDPWGPSGQLMGEIAKSTFMYEQFPEVMNMLWTRMLKDNKKNWRRVYKALLLLAYLIRNGSERVVTSVREHIYDLRSLENYRFTDETGKDQGINVRQKVKETVEFVQDDERLREERKKAKQNKDKYIGVSSDSVGGGSIKNSCELERSKWEEDWDKSRAAFPFSEKLGEIGEKIGSTIDDTISKFRKKERDDSPDRSSDNEGERTSRNGHLEAREFKDEEDSVPAKSGHVTQATTAATRKRSGTPANKTLDLGAAAHYTGDKSPDDDQASGRRPCGGGLADLLLIDSSTHQSSAAGGFSSDLICDFADFSSPVASVSLPSSTVAAPANGTAEFGDWSAFADLPTTMSSSSASQPIVDLFGAPPPVPPSAELFDLMGGVIHPTALSSSQSLTFPSVAANVPASRSQQSLGTLMSRQPAGFKQMVGGQGSLGSTWSDPSVDIGLDFLSAGLNPVKSPATLTNTMGQLQQQGVAPIHALASNLGGLDLKRGLAPLIGPQANPSMPPLTTMGVAAPVRMGTPGLGAGRQSQMPFLT
- the LOC133167931 gene encoding clathrin interactor 1-like isoform X1; amino-acid sequence: MLNMWKVRELVDKATNVVMNYSDIESKVREATNDDPWGPSGQLMGEIAKSTFMYEQFPEVMNMLWTRMLKDNKKNWRRVYKALLLLAYLIRNGSERVVTSVREHIYDLRSLENYRFTDETGKDQGINVRQKVKETVEFVQDDERLREERKKAKQNKDKYIGVSSDSVGGGSIKNCEWSRTLSPHPSRTATVLCLCAACELERSKWEEDWDKSRAAFPFSEKLGEIGEKIGSTIDDTISKFRKKERDDSPDRSSDNEGERTSRNGHLEAREFKDEEDSVPAKSGHVTQATTAATRKRSGTPANKTLDLGAAAHYTGDKSPDDDQASGRRPCGGGLADLLLIDSSTHQSSAAGGFSSDLICDFADFSSPVASVSLPSSTVAAPANGTAEFGDWSAFADLPTTMSSSSASQPIVDLFGAPPPVPPSAELFDLMGGVIHPTALSSSQSLTFPSVAANVPASRSQQSLGTLMSRQPAGFKQMVGGQGSLGSTWSDPSVDIGLDFLSAGLNPVKSPATLTNTMGQLQQQGVAPIHALASNLGGLDLKRGLAPLIGPQANPSMPPLTTMGVAAPVRMGTPGLGAGRQSQMPFLT
- the LOC133167931 gene encoding clathrin interactor 1-like isoform X2, translated to MLNMWKVRELVDKATNVVMNYSDIESKVREATNDDPWGPSGQLMGEIAKSTFMYEQFPEVMNMLWTRMLKDNKKNWRRVYKALLLLAYLIRNGSERVVTSVREHIYDLRSLENYRFTDETGKDQGINVRQKVKETVEFVQDDERLREERKKAKQNKDKYIGVSSDSVGGGSIKNCEWSRTLSPHPSRTATVLCLCAACELERSKWEEDWDKSRAAFPFSEKLGEIGEKIGSTIDDTISKFRKKERDDSPDRSSDNEGERTSRNGHLEAREFKDEEDSVPAKSGHVTQATTAATRKRSGTPANKTLDLGAAAHYTGDKSPDDDQASGRRPCGGGLADLLLIDSSTHQSSAAGGFSSDLICDFADFSSPVASVSLPSSTVAAPANGTAEFGDWSAFADLPTTMSSSSASQPIVDLFGAPPPVPPSAELFDLMGGVIHPTALSSSQSLTFPSVAANVPASRSQQPAGFKQMVGGQGSLGSTWSDPSVDIGLDFLSAGLNPVKSPATLTNTMGQLQQQGVAPIHALASNLGGLDLKRGLAPLIGPQANPSMPPLTTMGVAAPVRMGTPGLGAGRQSQMPFLT